One window of the Rufibacter radiotolerans genome contains the following:
- a CDS encoding catalase — MVNDNQEKPGHNGQGKGAASNLTTRQGHPVTDNQNIRTIGNRGPATMENYHFIEKISHFDRERIPERVVHARGAGAHGVFEAYGKVGNEPIAKYTRAKLFQEKGKQTPVFVRFSTVGHGGHSPETLRDPRGFAVKFYTEDGNWDLVGNNLKIFFIRDAMKFPDLIHSQKPDPVTNIQSGERIFDFIANTPESTHMATFLFSPWGIPANYRQMQGSGVNTYKWVNADGEAVLVKYHWEPLQGIRNLTQAEAESIQAKNFNHATQDLYEAIKDGNFPEWELCVQIMSDDEHPELDFDPLDDTKLWPMDQFPFLPVGKMTLNQNPIDYFNEVEQVAFGTGVLVDGLDFSDDKMLQGRTFSYSDTQRYRVGPNYLQLPINAPQNQVATNQRGGQMSYVTDFGKGQNPHINYEPSSLGGLKEAPKAGKDYTPRYEANLVRQKIDRTNDFKQAGDTYRNFEDWERDELINNLVNTLATADKVIQDKMIEHFTLADKDYGRRVAEGLAKTSKAREDKGPIGATSPEAGVQEAIKTSHSAKPY; from the coding sequence ATGGTGAACGACAATCAAGAAAAACCAGGCCACAATGGTCAGGGAAAAGGCGCGGCATCTAATCTGACTACCCGTCAGGGGCATCCGGTAACGGACAACCAGAACATCAGAACCATAGGCAACCGGGGTCCGGCTACCATGGAGAACTACCACTTCATTGAGAAGATCAGCCACTTTGACCGTGAGCGTATTCCGGAACGGGTGGTGCATGCCAGAGGAGCCGGGGCGCACGGCGTGTTTGAGGCCTACGGGAAAGTGGGGAATGAACCCATTGCCAAATACACCCGCGCGAAGCTGTTCCAGGAAAAAGGCAAGCAGACCCCGGTGTTTGTGCGTTTCTCTACCGTAGGCCACGGCGGCCACTCTCCCGAGACTCTGCGCGACCCCCGCGGCTTTGCGGTGAAGTTCTATACCGAAGACGGCAACTGGGACCTGGTGGGCAACAACCTGAAGATTTTCTTCATCAGGGATGCCATGAAGTTTCCGGACCTGATCCACTCCCAGAAACCAGACCCAGTCACCAACATCCAAAGCGGCGAGCGAATTTTTGATTTCATTGCCAACACCCCAGAGTCTACCCACATGGCCACGTTCCTGTTCTCGCCCTGGGGCATTCCGGCCAACTACCGGCAAATGCAGGGATCGGGCGTGAATACCTATAAATGGGTGAACGCAGACGGTGAGGCCGTGCTGGTGAAATACCACTGGGAACCGCTGCAGGGCATTAGAAACTTGACCCAGGCCGAGGCCGAAAGCATTCAGGCCAAGAACTTCAACCACGCCACCCAGGACCTATACGAGGCCATCAAAGACGGCAACTTCCCCGAATGGGAGCTGTGCGTCCAGATCATGAGCGATGACGAGCACCCCGAACTGGACTTTGACCCGCTGGATGACACCAAGCTGTGGCCCATGGACCAGTTCCCGTTCCTGCCCGTAGGCAAGATGACCCTCAATCAAAACCCTATAGATTACTTCAATGAAGTAGAGCAAGTGGCCTTCGGGACGGGGGTATTGGTAGACGGCCTTGACTTCTCTGATGACAAAATGCTGCAGGGCCGTACCTTCTCCTACTCAGATACCCAGCGCTACCGCGTAGGGCCCAACTACCTGCAACTGCCCATCAACGCCCCCCAAAACCAGGTGGCAACCAACCAGAGAGGCGGCCAGATGTCTTACGTCACTGACTTCGGCAAGGGCCAAAACCCGCACATCAACTATGAGCCTTCTTCTTTGGGCGGGCTCAAAGAGGCGCCTAAAGCCGGCAAAGACTATACGCCGCGCTATGAGGCCAACCTGGTCCGCCAGAAGATTGACCGCACCAATGACTTCAAGCAGGCCGGTGACACCTACCGCAACTTTGAGGACTGGGAGCGCGATGAACTGATCAACAATCTGGTGAACACCCTGGCTACCGCCGATAAAGTGATCCAGGACAAAATGATTGAGCACTTCACGCTGGCAGACAAGGACTACGGCCGCAGAGTGGCCGAAGGCCTGGCCAAGACATCCAAAGCCCGGGAAGACAAAGGCCCTATTGGCGCGACCTCCCCCGAAGCCGGGGTGCAGGAAGCCATCAAGACCTCCCATTCGGCCAAGCCTTACTAA
- a CDS encoding pyridoxal-phosphate dependent enzyme — translation MQKEDLLQTHTRIAPYIHRTPVLTSRLLNEIAGANLYFKCENFQRMGAFKMRGAMYAVLQLSEEQKSKGVVTHSSGNFAQALALAAQSVGVKAYIVMPENAPQVKKEAVKGYGGQIIECASTPIAREEVAAQMERETGAFFIHPSNDLNVILGQGTAALELLEDQPDLHYIFSPVGGGGLIAGTALAAHFIGQNCQVIGGEPFGADDAYRSLQSGQIESNETTQTIADGLRTQLGDINFPIIKEHVEKIIRVEEAEIIAAMKLVWERMKIIIEPSSAVALAALLREKDAYAGQKIGIILSGGNVDVQHLPF, via the coding sequence ATGCAAAAAGAAGACCTGCTCCAGACCCACACCAGAATTGCCCCTTACATTCACCGCACCCCGGTCCTTACCTCCAGGCTATTGAATGAAATAGCGGGCGCCAACCTGTACTTTAAATGTGAGAACTTCCAACGCATGGGGGCCTTTAAGATGCGGGGCGCCATGTACGCGGTGCTGCAGCTGTCTGAGGAGCAGAAAAGCAAAGGGGTGGTGACCCATTCCTCGGGCAATTTTGCGCAGGCCCTGGCGCTAGCGGCGCAGAGCGTGGGCGTGAAAGCCTATATTGTCATGCCTGAGAACGCGCCGCAGGTCAAGAAAGAAGCCGTGAAAGGCTACGGCGGCCAGATAATTGAGTGCGCCTCTACCCCCATAGCGCGTGAAGAGGTGGCTGCCCAGATGGAACGTGAGACCGGCGCTTTCTTCATTCACCCGTCTAATGACCTTAACGTCATTCTGGGACAGGGAACCGCCGCGCTGGAGCTCCTGGAAGACCAACCTGACCTGCACTATATCTTCTCACCCGTAGGCGGCGGCGGCCTAATTGCCGGAACAGCTTTGGCGGCGCACTTTATAGGCCAGAATTGCCAGGTGATTGGGGGAGAACCCTTTGGGGCAGATGATGCCTACCGGTCCCTGCAAAGTGGCCAGATAGAGTCTAATGAAACTACCCAAACCATAGCCGATGGCCTGAGAACTCAGCTAGGCGATATCAACTTCCCTATTATAAAGGAGCACGTGGAGAAAATAATCAGGGTAGAGGAAGCGGAGATTATCGCCGCCATGAAGCTGGTCTGGGAAAGGATGAAAATTATTATTGAGCCTTCCAGCGCGGTGGCCCTGGCGGCCCTGTTGCGGGAAAAAGACGCATACGCCGGCCAGAAAATAGGGATTATCCTTTCCGGCGGTAATGTGGACGTGCAGCACCTCCCATTTTAG
- a CDS encoding exonuclease SbcCD subunit D C-terminal domain-containing protein, with the protein MIRVLHTADWHLGQRLANFERTEEHRAFLTWLRQTICDHKIDLLLIAGDVFDTGFPSNTALKLYYDFLREVKETCCRDLIIIGGNHDSVSTLNAPAELLRHFNVHVVGGAPANPQDQVIVLTDEQEQPKAVVCAVPFLRDKDVRLSVPGETGEEREARLKQGICDHYTQLVPLIQEFKQQGVPVLATGHLFAGGGSASDSEKEIHVGNLGQICGDQFPAEFDYVALGHLHRPQVVHKLEHIRYSGSPIPLSFSEITDQKQIVVLDFAEGQLVNIQEVPVPCWRKLVRFKGTIDQVFTKVIAYDNGEMAFPAWAEVQLQYEHNLHDHTQRLHEAFALQPNLQLLIHRPLRTIDTQSLDQQVTPEQDLADLKPKDVFLKKCEEALTDDLYQDLLSTFDELLELMPQQEDALLFKEEAVARQ; encoded by the coding sequence ATGATACGGGTACTACACACAGCAGACTGGCATTTAGGGCAACGTTTGGCCAACTTTGAGCGCACCGAGGAGCACCGCGCCTTCCTCACCTGGCTGCGCCAAACCATCTGCGACCATAAGATTGATCTGCTCCTCATCGCCGGCGATGTCTTTGACACCGGTTTCCCCTCCAACACCGCCCTTAAGCTGTACTATGATTTCCTGCGCGAGGTAAAGGAAACCTGCTGCCGCGATCTGATTATTATAGGCGGTAACCATGACTCGGTGTCTACCCTCAACGCTCCCGCGGAGTTGCTCAGGCACTTTAACGTGCACGTGGTGGGCGGCGCCCCGGCCAACCCGCAGGACCAGGTGATCGTGCTCACCGATGAGCAGGAACAACCCAAGGCGGTGGTCTGCGCCGTTCCTTTCCTGCGCGACAAAGACGTGCGTCTCTCGGTGCCCGGCGAGACCGGCGAAGAGCGCGAGGCACGCCTTAAGCAAGGCATTTGCGACCATTACACCCAGCTGGTGCCGCTCATCCAGGAATTCAAGCAGCAGGGGGTGCCTGTGCTGGCCACCGGGCATTTATTCGCAGGCGGCGGAAGCGCCTCAGACAGCGAGAAGGAAATCCACGTGGGCAACCTGGGCCAGATCTGCGGCGACCAGTTCCCGGCAGAGTTTGACTATGTGGCCCTGGGTCACCTGCACCGTCCGCAGGTGGTACATAAATTAGAACACATCCGGTACAGCGGCTCCCCTATTCCGTTAAGCTTCTCTGAGATCACAGACCAGAAGCAGATTGTAGTGCTGGACTTCGCCGAAGGCCAATTAGTGAACATACAGGAGGTGCCGGTGCCGTGCTGGCGCAAGCTGGTCCGGTTTAAAGGTACCATTGACCAGGTCTTCACCAAGGTGATTGCCTATGACAACGGCGAAATGGCGTTCCCGGCCTGGGCCGAGGTACAGCTACAATACGAGCACAACCTGCACGACCACACCCAGCGCCTGCACGAGGCCTTCGCGCTTCAACCAAATTTGCAACTGCTTATCCACCGGCCGCTGCGCACAATAGACACCCAGAGCCTGGACCAGCAGGTGACCCCGGAACAGGACCTCGCGGACCTCAAGCCCAAGGACGTGTTCCTGAAGAAATGCGAAGAAGCCTTAACCGATGACTTGTACCAAGACCTGCTTTCCACCTTTGACGAACTGCTGGAACTGATGCCACAGCAGGAAGACGCACTTCTGTTCAAGGAAGAAGCCGTGGCCAGGCAGTAG